A single region of the Vicia villosa cultivar HV-30 ecotype Madison, WI linkage group LG4, Vvil1.0, whole genome shotgun sequence genome encodes:
- the LOC131598126 gene encoding uncharacterized protein LOC131598126, protein MKKFLLERGLRPRSDFSKAVGIETPATLDEFFLKAQAFIQYEEKEAAHAVRNSRQEENTKGARQDDARRGTDKKKDDKGRDPKDYKAPAGKFREYTPLNASRECILNECANAEFQTGKVCFPKTMPAQPNVDKSKFCRFHKGHGHNTEDCIHLKDAIEILIREGHFPDWAGGSSTLSTYSPWEFPPSAMVISRGGFSKLTVGSVKRKFDELISASSSKAATLDLAKGGPSSISFYKDELPGGAPNATIPLLIRARMANFDVRRILVDQGSSVDIMYSQLFKTLQLDDSHLTSYVGSDLQGFNGTVTKPRGFVELIVSIGLAETARAVKVQFLVIDCPSIYQCILGRPTLAELIAVPSIVHLKLKYYTAKGQVATLNGDIEAARRCFEASAKGLSSIKAAQDKTTCIAGPEPNKPMPRIDTIDLDSRFHKESERKTDTKTPEEGLCLIPDGDFELIVLGNDPTRGVKVGTDLPELAKRQLKACLRENADLFAWSATEMPGLDPEVACHHLTIDPECKAVAQRRIK, encoded by the coding sequence atgaagaagttccTGCTCGAGCGAGGCCTCCGACCACGCTCAGACTTCTCCAAAGCCGTCGGGATTGAAACACCTGCCACCTTGGACGAATTCTTCCTCAAGGCTCAAGCATTCATACAATACGAGGAAAAAGAGGCCGCTCATGCAGTCCGCAACTCGAGACAAGAAGAGAACACCAAAGGTGCTCGCCAGGACGATGCTCGCCGAGGGACTGACAAGAAAAAAGACGACAAAGGGCGAGACCCGAAAGACTATAAAGCGCCAGCAGGGAAGTTTCGAGAATACACCCCACTGAACGCATCCCGGGAATGCATCTTGAACGAGTGCGCCAACGCAGAGTTCCAAACGGGCAAAGTCTGCTTCCCTAAAACCATGCCCGCGCAGCCGAACGTGGACAAATCGAAGTTCTGCCGGTTCCATAAAGGCCACGGGCACAACACAGAAGACTGTATTCACCTGAAAGACGCGATAGAGATACTGATCCGAGAAGGACACTTCCCTGACTGGGCCGGGGGATCTTCCACCCTTTCTACTTACAGCCCGTGGGAATTTCCCCCTTCTGCCATGGTCATCTCCAGGGGAGGATTCAGCAAACTCACCGTCGGATCCGTAAAACGAAAATTCGACGAACTAATCTCGGCAAGTTCGAGCAAAGCCGCTACCCTCGACCTAGCCAAAGGCGGCCCATCCTCCATATCTTTCTACAAGGATGAACTGCCCGGTGGAGCGCCCAATGCAACCATCCCCCTCCTTATTCGAGCTCGGATGGCCAACTTTGACGTACGCCGCATTTTAGTTGATCAAGGTAGCTCagtggacatcatgtactcccagttATTCAAGACGCTGCAACTGGACGACAGCCACCTCACCTCCTACGTAGGATCCGACCTACAAGGTTTCAACGGCACCGTGACTAAACCACGGGGTTTCGTCGAGCTCATCGTCTCGATCGGTTTGGCAGAGACCGCAAGGGCCGTCAAAGTCCAGTTCCTGGTCATTGATTGCCCTTCAATCTACCAGTGCATCTTAGGGCGCCCGACGCTGGCCGAATTAATTGCAGTCCCCTCGATCGTGCATCTTAAGCTCAAGTACTACACAGCCAAAGGGCAAGTTGCAACGCTCAACGGCGACATCGAAGCGGCCAGAAGGTGTTTCGAAGCCTCCGCCAAAGGACTCAGCTCCATAAAAGCTGCCCAGGACAAAACAACATGCATTGCGGGCCCCGAGCCCAACAAACCTATGCCCCGCATTGACACCATCGACCTGGATAGCCGCTTCCACAAAGAATCTGAAAGAAAAACAGACACGAAGACACCAGAGGAGGGTCTCTGCCTGATCCCCGACGGAGACTTCGAACTGATAGTCCTCGGCAACGACCCGACCAGAGGCGTTAAAGTCGGTACAGATCTGCCCGAACTAGCCAAAAGGCAACTCAAGGCCTGCCTCAGAGAGAACGCCGACCTCTTCGCATGGAGCGCGACCGAGATGCCCGGCCTCGATCCAGAAGTAGCATGCCACCACCTGACGATCGATCCCGAGTGCAAAGCCGTCGCCCAGAGGAGGATAAAGTAG